In Bacillus sp. NP247, one DNA window encodes the following:
- a CDS encoding DMT family transporter → MTNTTKAYISALLYSFIIGFSFMFVKLALTITSPLDTLAHRFTVAFIAASIPVISSFVKLNISFKNILALLPLAIFYPALFFAFQAFGLVYTSSSEAGIIQAAIPIFTMILASYFLKEYTNIWQKTSVLVSVIGVIYIFIMNGIGAHETSFIGVILILLSALSSACYNVLARKMTKKFKLMDLTYTMTAIGFISFNLIAIADHINKGTITMYFKPFTNGTFLISILYLGLLSSLLTALLLNYSLSYIEAAKISVFSNLSTLITIIAGVVFLHEQIAYYHIIGTLMIILGVIGTNFFGKKGIITKKKNISMNK, encoded by the coding sequence ATGACAAATACAACAAAAGCATATATATCCGCATTACTCTATTCATTTATTATTGGATTTTCATTTATGTTTGTGAAACTAGCACTAACCATTACGAGCCCTCTTGATACTCTTGCTCACCGTTTTACAGTTGCTTTCATAGCAGCAAGTATTCCGGTTATTTCCAGTTTTGTAAAGTTAAATATATCATTCAAAAACATACTTGCCCTTTTACCACTTGCAATATTTTATCCAGCACTGTTCTTTGCTTTCCAAGCATTTGGTCTAGTATATACAAGTTCATCTGAGGCTGGAATTATACAAGCTGCTATCCCTATATTTACGATGATACTCGCTTCCTATTTTTTAAAAGAGTATACAAATATATGGCAAAAAACATCTGTACTCGTTTCTGTCATCGGTGTCATTTATATATTTATCATGAATGGTATCGGTGCCCATGAAACTAGCTTCATCGGAGTTATTCTCATCCTGTTATCGGCATTATCATCTGCTTGCTACAATGTATTAGCTCGAAAAATGACAAAGAAATTCAAGCTAATGGATTTAACCTACACAATGACAGCAATCGGTTTTATTAGTTTTAATTTAATCGCTATCGCTGATCATATAAATAAAGGCACAATAACTATGTACTTTAAGCCATTTACAAACGGTACATTTCTTATATCCATTTTATATTTAGGATTACTATCATCCTTACTAACGGCCTTATTATTAAACTATTCATTATCTTATATTGAAGCAGCCAAAATAAGTGTTTTTAGCAACTTATCTACACTTATTACTATAATTGCAGGTGTTGTATTCTTACACGAGCAAATTGCCTACTATCATATTATCGGTACACTTATGATTATTCTTGGCGTAATAGGCACAAATTTTTTTGGTAAAAAAGGAATTATAACGAAAAAGAAGAATATCTCTATGAATAAATAA
- a CDS encoding PLP-dependent aminotransferase family protein: MYKYLHILNDLESVIQNGEIKEGKKLPSIRSLVTQYECNKATVIRALHELEKRHIIYSVPQSGYYVVKKSGSYIENNEMIDFASSAPDPDVFPYLDFQHCINKAIDTYKNDLFVYGTPKGLPSLIPVIQKQLANYQVFTKEENIFITSGVQQALAILTSIPFPNENETILIEQPTYHLYIEYLEINKIPVIGIKRTNEGIDLNELERIFRTGKIKFFYTIPRYHHPLGTSYSKNEKEKIVLLAKKYNVFIVEDDYLADLETDSKADPLYSLHNCNHVIYLKSYSKIIFPGLRVGVAVIPPAIANAFHKYKKILDIDSPMISQAALEIYIKSGMFERHKNKIKSSYNNRSKKLAETLEKMQNENPFLFTYNKQNTLGIHTCLEMQKNIVTEILIKKLSENQISIDSIDRNYLNDFHKERLLKLNVSNVKEDKIEEGIRKVIEEVKQLGRLYFQFKKE, from the coding sequence ATGTATAAGTATTTACATATTTTAAACGATTTAGAAAGTGTGATTCAAAATGGTGAGATAAAAGAAGGAAAGAAATTACCGTCTATACGGTCACTCGTCACGCAATATGAATGTAATAAGGCGACTGTAATACGAGCGCTGCATGAATTAGAAAAGCGTCATATTATTTATTCTGTACCTCAAAGTGGATACTACGTTGTTAAGAAATCTGGGAGTTACATAGAAAATAACGAGATGATTGATTTTGCTTCCTCAGCACCAGATCCAGATGTTTTTCCATACTTAGATTTTCAACATTGTATTAATAAGGCAATTGATACATATAAAAATGATTTGTTTGTATACGGAACACCGAAAGGTTTACCATCTTTAATTCCAGTTATTCAAAAACAGCTGGCAAATTATCAAGTCTTTACAAAAGAAGAAAATATCTTTATCACATCAGGTGTGCAGCAAGCACTTGCTATATTAACTTCTATACCATTTCCGAATGAAAACGAAACGATATTAATTGAACAGCCAACATATCATTTATATATTGAATATCTAGAAATAAATAAAATTCCTGTAATCGGCATTAAACGTACGAATGAAGGAATTGACTTGAATGAATTAGAACGTATATTTCGAACAGGAAAAATAAAATTTTTTTATACGATACCGAGATATCATCATCCACTTGGAACGTCTTATTCTAAAAATGAGAAAGAAAAAATCGTGCTATTGGCCAAGAAGTATAATGTATTTATAGTGGAAGATGATTATTTAGCAGATTTAGAAACAGATTCAAAAGCAGATCCGTTATATAGCTTACATAATTGTAATCATGTCATATATTTGAAAAGTTACTCGAAGATTATTTTTCCAGGTTTACGAGTCGGTGTGGCGGTTATTCCACCGGCTATTGCAAATGCTTTCCATAAATATAAAAAGATTTTAGACATCGATAGTCCAATGATATCTCAAGCTGCTTTAGAAATTTATATAAAGAGTGGTATGTTCGAACGCCATAAAAATAAAATTAAATCCTCCTATAATAATAGATCAAAAAAACTAGCAGAAACATTAGAAAAAATGCAAAATGAAAACCCATTTTTGTTTACATATAATAAGCAAAATACATTGGGAATACACACTTGTTTAGAAATGCAGAAAAACATAGTGACGGAAATACTTATAAAAAAATTAAGTGAAAATCAAATAAGTATTGATTCTATTGATAGAAATTATTTAAATGATTTTCATAAAGAAAGGTTGTTGAAGTTAAACGTATCGAATGTAAAGGAAGATAAGATTGAAGAAGGTATTCGCAAGGTAATTGAGGAAGTAAAACAATTGGGACGTCTATATTTTCAATTTAAAAAAGAATAA
- a CDS encoding helix-turn-helix transcriptional regulator: MNEHIQLMIDWIEGKLKSEFSLDELSHYMGYSPYYCSFKFHQVTGISIRRYILLRRLYLSTEDLKKDRKIIDIAFDYEYSSQEAYSRAFKNIFGINPREFQLNKMPIQSFVKLNINNGGEFKMNFSRKIEVDQLRNAKSELFDKDVLNILNGQFMYEEFKGEKLMGESDYAPFNEAMCVNATTEQVFDEEFIKIRAEGHSNSTENYIKKVIHPLEGLFKREYKCIVLWFGEDMFCQMNLLTLLSYLEQSDYEGKVYLNSFREDEFKVSQTELKLGNYCSVYKKVLVNHEKPSVELLPVLYQAINLYLDMLKEENAVVKFISKNKDLPTKELLKKLFHLFPTIGYGDSQYIELINRIK, encoded by the coding sequence ATGAATGAGCATATACAACTTATGATCGATTGGATAGAGGGGAAGTTAAAAAGTGAATTTTCATTAGACGAATTGTCTCATTATATGGGCTATTCTCCTTATTATTGTTCTTTTAAGTTTCATCAAGTAACAGGTATAAGTATTAGGCGTTATATTCTTCTTAGAAGATTGTATTTATCTACTGAGGATTTAAAGAAGGATAGAAAGATAATTGATATCGCCTTTGATTACGAATACTCCTCGCAAGAAGCGTATAGCCGAGCTTTCAAAAATATTTTTGGAATAAATCCGAGAGAATTTCAACTTAACAAAATGCCTATTCAATCATTTGTTAAACTCAATATAAATAATGGAGGAGAGTTTAAAATGAATTTTTCTAGAAAAATTGAAGTTGATCAGTTACGAAATGCGAAGAGTGAGCTGTTTGATAAAGATGTACTAAACATATTAAATGGTCAATTTATGTATGAAGAATTTAAAGGTGAAAAACTAATGGGGGAGTCTGATTACGCTCCATTTAATGAAGCGATGTGTGTAAATGCAACTACTGAACAAGTTTTTGATGAAGAGTTTATTAAAATCAGGGCAGAGGGACATAGCAATTCAACAGAAAATTATATAAAAAAGGTCATTCATCCGTTAGAAGGTCTTTTTAAGCGTGAGTATAAATGTATCGTTTTATGGTTTGGTGAGGACATGTTTTGCCAAATGAACTTGCTCACATTACTTTCCTACCTTGAGCAGTCCGATTATGAGGGGAAAGTATATTTAAATAGCTTTAGAGAAGATGAATTCAAAGTCAGTCAAACTGAACTGAAGTTAGGTAACTATTGTTCTGTATACAAAAAGGTATTGGTAAATCATGAAAAACCATCTGTTGAATTACTTCCAGTGCTGTATCAGGCTATAAACTTATATTTAGATATGTTAAAAGAAGAGAATGCGGTAGTAAAATTCATCTCCAAAAATAAAGATTTACCAACCAAAGAATTATTAAAAAAGTTGTTTCATCTTTTCCCAACAATCGGATATGGAGACTCCCAATACATAGAACTTATCAATAGAATAAAATGA
- a CDS encoding serine/threonine protein kinase, with protein sequence MKRKIIALFVCITIVIGALVIIINSKESDKCIAVAMYSRGVIVDHNNEPISNVKIYEDSIKSKERAISNLQGEFEIINGVCGKITLQFVTPDGEIYTKEYDSEHIPKIIKLSDKNEGE encoded by the coding sequence ATGAAACGAAAAATAATAGCCTTGTTTGTATGTATTACTATAGTTATTGGAGCACTTGTAATTATTATCAATAGTAAAGAAAGTGACAAATGTATAGCAGTTGCTATGTATTCGAGAGGTGTTATAGTGGATCATAACAACGAACCTATATCTAATGTGAAAATTTATGAAGATTCCATTAAAAGTAAAGAGCGTGCTATTTCAAATCTACAAGGTGAATTTGAAATTATTAATGGCGTGTGTGGTAAAATTACGTTACAATTTGTTACTCCTGATGGAGAAATCTATACGAAAGAATATGATAGTGAGCATATACCAAAAATAATTAAACTTAGTGATAAAAATGAAGGAGAATGA
- a CDS encoding zinc-binding alcohol dehydrogenase — protein MKQYKLVLKGPKQLKWQTDKIRPIQDDEIIVKTIAGAISIGAELPQYKESDISDVNPLYPRETGYESYGEVIQVGNTVTNLNVGDKVVSFYGHQTIGIVKGHKVIRVPSYIKPKVSLLSILSCDAAKGVLKLNPRQDKKVLITGMGVMGLLACYFLKYYVGVDHVDVVEPNRNRREFAKKFGAKNIYDSEEQIIETYSYGFECSATNSGFRTLQKALNSNGVICILSDGNKVELTLTADFYRKELQIIGSSDGYDYQKHADWFFRKIEQTPFIEGIFQHEIHYTALIQCFEELSQGIINPLKVYVSYE, from the coding sequence ATGAAACAATATAAGTTAGTTTTAAAAGGGCCTAAACAACTGAAGTGGCAAACAGATAAAATTAGGCCTATACAGGATGATGAAATTATCGTTAAAACAATCGCAGGTGCAATAAGTATTGGGGCAGAGTTACCACAGTATAAAGAATCGGACATTTCAGATGTTAATCCTTTATATCCGAGAGAAACTGGATATGAAAGTTATGGTGAAGTTATTCAAGTTGGTAATACAGTAACAAATTTAAACGTAGGCGATAAAGTAGTTTCTTTTTATGGGCATCAAACGATAGGAATAGTTAAGGGGCATAAAGTAATTCGAGTACCTAGTTATATAAAACCTAAAGTTTCCTTATTATCCATTCTTTCATGTGATGCTGCTAAAGGAGTATTAAAACTAAACCCACGACAAGATAAAAAAGTACTTATAACTGGAATGGGAGTTATGGGGTTACTCGCTTGTTATTTCTTAAAATACTATGTGGGTGTGGATCATGTGGATGTTGTTGAACCTAATAGAAATAGAAGAGAATTTGCAAAGAAATTTGGTGCAAAAAACATATATGATTCAGAAGAGCAAATAATAGAAACATATAGTTACGGTTTCGAATGTTCAGCTACAAATAGCGGATTCCGTACATTGCAAAAAGCACTTAACAGTAATGGTGTAATATGTATACTTTCTGATGGTAATAAAGTAGAACTAACATTAACCGCCGACTTTTATCGGAAAGAATTGCAAATCATTGGGTCAAGTGACGGATATGATTATCAAAAACATGCAGATTGGTTTTTTAGAAAAATAGAACAAACACCATTTATAGAAGGGATTTTTCAACATGAAATACATTATACTGCACTCATACAATGTTTTGAGGAACTGAGTCAAGGGATAATCAACCCTTTAAAAGTATACGTTTCATATGAATAA
- a CDS encoding DUF421 domain-containing protein, whose translation MNILFESIILILTGIIVLKLTGSKSVSQMTRAEIIIVVSIGRIIVEPILSRKVGPSIFAAFIFAGVLLIIHFFELKSRKVEKFLNGTSIIVIENGEVLKKNLLRAKMSEQQLFMHLREKGIHEIKNLQQATVETNGRIGYQLTTKAQPVTLEMLEKLLEKCNLKK comes from the coding sequence ATGAATATACTTTTTGAAAGCATTATTTTAATCCTCACTGGAATTATTGTTTTAAAACTGACAGGTAGTAAATCTGTTAGCCAAATGACGAGAGCTGAAATTATTATTGTGGTTTCTATAGGTCGTATTATTGTAGAACCTATATTAAGTAGGAAAGTAGGCCCATCTATTTTTGCTGCGTTTATTTTTGCGGGTGTTTTACTTATTATTCATTTTTTTGAATTGAAATCACGAAAAGTAGAAAAGTTTCTAAATGGAACTAGCATTATTGTTATAGAAAACGGAGAAGTTTTAAAAAAGAATTTATTACGTGCAAAAATGTCAGAACAACAATTATTTATGCATCTGAGAGAAAAAGGTATACATGAAATCAAGAATTTACAACAAGCAACCGTAGAAACGAATGGACGGATTGGGTATCAACTAACTACTAAGGCACAACCAGTTACTTTGGAAATGCTAGAAAAGCTTCTAGAGAAATGTAATCTGAAAAAATAG
- a CDS encoding TetR/AcrR family transcriptional regulator, whose protein sequence is MQVTREDWIKVGLQQLANEGIHKVRIEALARLLKISKGSFYHYFRDHQELLDSMLDFWEVHATKLIVQNIEQQDASLEQLLQISFNRDKKIENGIYAWAKYDPVVATRLVDIEEQRISCVAKLYQKMGVDETESIDRARLAYLTYVGWMTRFEANPNFDINKMVELLTSFSGYPNID, encoded by the coding sequence ATGCAAGTAACGAGGGAAGACTGGATAAAAGTAGGATTACAACAATTAGCTAATGAAGGTATACATAAAGTTCGCATTGAAGCACTTGCTCGATTGCTAAAAATAAGCAAAGGTAGCTTCTATCACTATTTTCGTGACCATCAAGAGCTTTTAGATTCTATGCTCGACTTTTGGGAAGTACATGCAACAAAGTTGATTGTTCAAAATATTGAGCAACAGGATGCCTCTTTAGAACAGCTATTACAGATTAGTTTTAATCGAGATAAAAAAATTGAGAATGGTATTTATGCTTGGGCTAAATATGATCCTGTTGTGGCAACACGTTTAGTAGATATAGAAGAACAAAGAATTTCTTGTGTTGCAAAATTGTATCAAAAAATGGGCGTAGACGAAACTGAATCAATTGATCGAGCGAGACTTGCCTATTTAACGTATGTAGGATGGATGACAAGGTTTGAAGCAAATCCTAATTTTGATATTAATAAAATGGTTGAGCTTTTAACTTCTTTCAGTGGGTATCCAAACATCGACTGA
- a CDS encoding SDR family oxidoreductase, with protein sequence MKPLQGKVAVVAGATRGAGRGIAMMLGEAGATVYVTGRSTKGNLSCMGRTETIEETAELVTRQGGIGIAVRVDHTVEEDIKALFKKIQEEQNGQLDILVNDVWGGDPLTEWEKPFWEHNLHNGLLMHQRAVHSHIMTSHYGVPLMVKNNKGLVIEITDGVDYQYRGNLYYSLAKISTIHLAEAMAKDLEKHDITAIAVSPGFLRSEAMLDIFGVTEENWQEGAKQDPHFIASETPFFVGRAIAALASDSNVHVKTGRALSSWELGREYGFTDMDGRRPDWGKYFEENVLNQN encoded by the coding sequence ATGAAACCATTACAGGGTAAAGTTGCGGTTGTGGCCGGAGCAACAAGAGGTGCTGGAAGAGGTATTGCGATGATGCTTGGTGAAGCTGGCGCAACTGTATATGTAACAGGAAGAAGTACAAAAGGGAATTTATCCTGTATGGGGAGAACTGAAACGATTGAAGAAACTGCAGAGCTTGTTACAAGGCAAGGCGGAATCGGAATTGCAGTTCGTGTTGATCATACGGTAGAAGAAGATATTAAAGCATTATTTAAAAAGATTCAAGAGGAACAAAATGGGCAGCTTGATATTTTAGTAAATGATGTTTGGGGCGGAGATCCTTTAACGGAATGGGAGAAACCTTTCTGGGAACACAACCTACATAACGGACTACTTATGCACCAAAGAGCTGTTCATTCTCATATAATGACAAGCCATTACGGTGTACCGTTAATGGTGAAAAATAACAAGGGACTTGTAATAGAAATTACAGATGGTGTCGACTATCAATACCGAGGTAATTTATATTATAGTTTAGCAAAAATCTCAACAATCCATTTAGCAGAAGCTATGGCGAAAGATTTAGAGAAACACGATATTACAGCAATAGCAGTTAGCCCAGGTTTCCTTCGTTCAGAAGCGATGCTAGATATATTTGGTGTAACAGAGGAGAATTGGCAAGAAGGAGCTAAACAAGACCCTCATTTCATCGCATCAGAAACTCCCTTCTTCGTTGGAAGAGCAATCGCAGCTTTAGCAAGTGATTCAAACGTTCATGTAAAAACTGGCCGAGCACTAAGCTCATGGGAATTAGGAAGAGAGTATGGTTTTACAGATATGGATGGTAGAAGACCAGATTGGGGAAAATATTTTGAGGAGAACGTTTTAAATCAAAATTAA
- a CDS encoding M3 family oligoendopeptidase, whose amino-acid sequence MQNSNTIDIRNLHELEKDLSTLLNTSISSGEDLENWLKAQSKLISEIEEQLRSHYIAFQCNTDNKEIKDTFEYDQQYVRPLLKRYQNSFDNTYLESSFRMQLDPKTYSILDKKIKNAQTLFCEKNIDLEVKEDKLVTEYFEITGSLTALWDGEEKTITELQSYLQNPNRDIRKKAKTLISEKFLSVENNLQHILNELIAIRHQKAKNIQLDNYRDYMFKKYERFDYTADDCYELAESVRKYVVPLIDNIFNEKKAELQVDTLRPWDLKAAAPNQKVLKPIEDESDLIEKSSHILHKLDPEFSALLSRMHKNDCLDLESRKGKAPGGFCEHLPASQLSFIFMNLNHTHYDVTTFLHEMGHSIHNECMKQLELQKYLEIPSESAELASMTMELFSMEYWDTFYENTEEFIKTKLDFFKDIVKYLPQMIIVDQFQHWMYENPSHTAKERNEKYLELHNTYQSNVVNIEGYENWIATGWLPVLHIFEVPFYYIEYAIAQLGALQMYKQYKENPKQALQNYKKALSLGSSKPLTEVYEAAGIRFDFSSETIKELMAFVEEELELLERI is encoded by the coding sequence ATGCAGAACTCTAATACGATTGATATTCGTAATTTACATGAGCTTGAAAAAGACTTGTCTACTTTATTAAATACGTCTATTTCTTCTGGAGAAGATTTAGAAAACTGGCTAAAAGCTCAGTCGAAATTAATATCTGAAATCGAAGAACAATTAAGATCACACTATATTGCTTTTCAATGTAATACAGATAACAAAGAAATAAAAGATACGTTTGAATATGATCAACAATATGTAAGGCCTCTTTTGAAACGTTATCAAAATTCATTTGATAATACATATTTAGAATCATCATTTCGAATGCAACTAGATCCAAAAACTTATAGCATACTTGATAAAAAAATAAAGAATGCACAAACATTATTTTGTGAGAAGAACATTGATTTAGAAGTAAAAGAAGACAAATTAGTAACCGAGTACTTCGAAATCACAGGCAGTTTGACTGCACTATGGGATGGCGAAGAAAAAACAATTACTGAACTACAGTCTTACTTACAAAATCCAAATCGTGATATACGAAAAAAAGCAAAAACGCTCATTTCTGAAAAATTCTTATCTGTTGAAAATAATTTACAACATATTTTAAATGAATTAATTGCAATCCGTCACCAAAAGGCAAAAAACATTCAATTAGATAATTATCGTGATTATATGTTTAAAAAATATGAACGCTTTGATTATACGGCTGATGATTGCTATGAACTTGCAGAATCTGTTCGTAAATACGTTGTACCACTTATTGATAATATATTTAATGAGAAAAAAGCTGAACTTCAAGTAGATACACTTCGTCCGTGGGATCTAAAAGCAGCCGCACCAAATCAAAAAGTATTAAAACCTATTGAAGACGAGAGTGATTTAATCGAAAAAAGTTCTCATATTTTACACAAACTAGACCCTGAATTCTCTGCATTATTGAGCCGTATGCATAAAAATGATTGCTTAGATTTAGAAAGTCGTAAAGGAAAAGCACCTGGAGGATTTTGCGAACACTTACCTGCTTCTCAACTATCTTTTATTTTTATGAATCTCAATCATACACATTATGATGTTACTACTTTCCTCCATGAAATGGGCCATAGTATTCATAATGAATGTATGAAGCAGCTAGAGCTACAAAAATATTTAGAAATCCCTTCAGAATCAGCTGAGCTAGCCAGCATGACAATGGAATTATTTTCGATGGAGTATTGGGATACATTTTATGAGAATACAGAAGAATTTATAAAAACAAAATTAGATTTCTTTAAAGATATTGTTAAGTATTTACCACAAATGATTATCGTTGATCAATTCCAACATTGGATGTATGAAAATCCAAGTCATACTGCTAAAGAAAGAAATGAAAAATATTTAGAATTACATAACACTTACCAATCGAATGTGGTAAATATTGAAGGTTATGAAAATTGGATAGCAACTGGCTGGTTACCTGTACTACATATTTTTGAAGTACCATTCTATTATATCGAATATGCGATTGCACAGCTTGGTGCACTGCAAATGTATAAACAATATAAAGAGAATCCTAAACAAGCACTACAAAACTATAAAAAAGCATTATCTCTAGGTAGCTCTAAACCCTTAACAGAAGTATATGAAGCAGCTGGAATTCGCTTTGATTTTTCTAGTGAAACAATAAAAGAATTAATGGCATTTGTAGAAGAAGAATTGGAATTACTTGAACGGATATAA
- a CDS encoding cysteine dioxygenase family protein: MQLIHNIQKAFNNLCNYDMANLIHAIQSLNITLHKVSPFITSPANLEYGRNVIYKSEFVEIIVLNFPSKAKTFVHDHGISLGCILIVNGTLQNITYENNSERIEEFTKGNIFTVKKDTVHKMYNATDSAVITFHVYSPPLKDVQIYE, from the coding sequence ATGCAATTGATTCATAACATACAAAAAGCGTTTAATAACCTATGTAACTACGATATGGCCAATTTAATACACGCTATTCAATCATTAAATATTACACTTCATAAAGTATCTCCTTTCATAACTTCACCAGCTAATCTCGAATACGGAAGAAACGTTATCTATAAGTCTGAATTTGTGGAGATTATAGTATTAAATTTTCCAAGCAAAGCAAAGACTTTTGTTCATGATCACGGAATATCTTTAGGATGTATCCTAATAGTCAATGGCACGTTACAAAATATAACGTATGAAAACAATAGCGAACGGATTGAAGAATTTACAAAGGGAAATATTTTCACCGTAAAAAAAGATACTGTGCATAAAATGTATAACGCTACAGATTCAGCAGTAATAACATTCCACGTATATTCTCCACCATTAAAAGATGTACAAATATATGAGTAG
- a CDS encoding DUF3995 domain-containing protein: protein MKLLLTLVAVVLLCFISFLHIYWAFGGRWGSAAVIPVKEGEHKPAFTPRIWGTLFIAILILLASVIIVVQVGYLQGFQANSLSKIGSIVCALVFIIRAIGDFKFVGFFKKIKHSQFARYDTWFYSPLCLFFGFVYIMLLF from the coding sequence ATGAAATTACTATTAACATTAGTAGCTGTAGTGCTTCTGTGTTTTATCAGTTTTTTGCATATTTATTGGGCTTTTGGAGGTCGATGGGGTTCTGCCGCTGTTATCCCAGTAAAAGAGGGAGAACATAAGCCAGCTTTTACTCCGAGAATATGGGGAACATTATTCATAGCCATTCTTATTCTACTAGCTAGTGTCATTATTGTTGTTCAAGTAGGTTATTTGCAGGGATTCCAAGCAAATAGTTTATCTAAAATCGGAAGTATTGTCTGTGCTTTAGTTTTCATTATTAGGGCAATTGGTGATTTTAAGTTTGTTGGATTTTTCAAAAAAATTAAACATTCTCAGTTTGCTAGATACGACACTTGGTTTTATAGTCCATTATGTTTATTTTTTGGCTTTGTCTATATCATGTTGTTGTTTTAA
- a CDS encoding 4-hydroxyphenylacetate 3-hydroxylase family protein, whose translation MQNLKDAYIKSLQDGRNVWLYGKKVDVTTDKNFAGTLCTISNLFSLFDDPIRRNSVGYVSPKTKEFVHTAFLVPSSYNELLMRRTAFETWSFFTDGVMSRLSDYARSRLTGWYVSRYFYKKFDSQFPDKITSYYEEARDKHLFISVVQRDPQINRSTESTLNANELGLLRITKKTTDGIYLNGAKMIGTASPYSNDLLIYPLTKLTDAQKDLAHFLIVAANSPGLHMVCREPFANKSSSTVDSPISSQYDEMDALLIFDNVFVPWERVLLYNNPEALWAIKSDVASSCLAYHQAIIRLLVKLEFITAIACEIAEAIGANTYLHVQEKLGELIMQIETIRALLIASEVGGTIYENQTYLPNFKYIETARNLGSKYYPRAIEILQLIGAGGFIQLPSSMKDFQSPISDLLKKHFKGTNIDAEQRTKLFKLAWDIVGSPLGSRHELYERFYAGDPIRNTAIQYVNYDKNHFKKMLSKYLH comes from the coding sequence ATGCAAAATTTGAAGGATGCTTATATAAAGAGTTTACAAGATGGAAGAAATGTTTGGCTCTATGGAAAGAAAGTAGATGTAACTACAGACAAAAATTTCGCGGGTACACTATGTACTATTTCTAATTTATTTTCATTATTCGATGATCCAATACGAAGAAACTCTGTTGGATATGTGAGTCCAAAAACGAAAGAGTTTGTCCATACAGCTTTTTTAGTTCCAAGTTCCTATAACGAATTATTAATGAGGAGAACCGCCTTTGAAACGTGGAGCTTTTTTACAGACGGTGTAATGAGTAGATTATCCGATTACGCCAGATCGAGACTTACTGGATGGTACGTATCAAGATATTTTTATAAAAAATTTGATTCACAGTTTCCAGATAAAATCACATCTTATTATGAAGAAGCTAGAGATAAACACTTATTTATAAGTGTAGTTCAGCGTGATCCACAAATAAATCGATCTACAGAATCAACGTTGAATGCAAATGAATTAGGATTACTTAGAATTACGAAAAAAACTACCGACGGAATTTATTTAAATGGTGCAAAAATGATAGGGACTGCTTCCCCTTATTCAAATGATTTATTAATTTATCCATTAACAAAGCTGACTGACGCTCAAAAAGATTTAGCTCATTTTCTCATTGTCGCAGCTAATTCCCCAGGATTACATATGGTTTGTAGAGAGCCATTTGCGAATAAATCCTCAAGTACAGTTGATTCCCCTATTAGCTCGCAGTATGATGAAATGGATGCACTATTAATCTTCGATAATGTATTTGTACCTTGGGAACGTGTTTTACTTTATAACAATCCTGAAGCACTATGGGCAATAAAATCAGATGTAGCTTCTAGTTGTTTAGCTTATCACCAAGCAATTATACGATTACTAGTAAAGCTCGAATTTATAACTGCAATCGCTTGTGAAATTGCTGAAGCAATCGGTGCTAATACTTATTTGCATGTCCAAGAGAAACTCGGGGAATTAATTATGCAAATTGAAACAATTCGAGCTCTCCTAATTGCCTCAGAAGTTGGAGGTACTATTTATGAGAACCAAACATATTTGCCAAACTTTAAATATATTGAAACTGCAAGAAATCTTGGTTCGAAATATTATCCCCGCGCAATAGAAATTTTACAATTAATTGGAGCAGGTGGCTTTATTCAACTACCTTCCAGCATGAAAGATTTCCAAAGTCCGATATCGGATTTGTTGAAAAAACACTTTAAAGGAACGAACATAGATGCTGAACAACGTACAAAGCTATTTAAATTAGCATGGGATATTGTCGGAAGTCCACTAGGATCCAGACACGAATTGTACGAAAGGTTTTATGCAGGAGATCCAATACGTAATACAGCTATCCAATATGTAAATTACGATAAAAATCACTTTAAAAAGATGCTAAGTAAATATTTACATTAA